One region of Halomonas huangheensis genomic DNA includes:
- the fruA gene encoding PTS fructose transporter subunit IIBC: MNVILIATCHSGTATSYLIAERLKPAAQALGWQMELEVHSSLERLAPVSAEAIANADLIIAVGDHLPDAQRFSGKRLYRGQTSQALPQPGEFLQQAQHDASVFTPLNEEVQTSVAAAASSAGAQRIVAVTACPTGVAHTFMAAEALAEAGRGLGHEIRVETQGSVGAQDKLTDEEIAAADLVILACDIEVDPSRFAGKRIYRTSTGNALKKSRQTIGSALTEAQVESDAQAGAKASSEGARSFKDKGVYKHLLTGVSFMLPMVVAGGLLIALSFVFGIEAFKEQGTLAAALMDIGGGTAFALMVPVLAGYIAYSIADRPGIAPGMIGGMLAANLGAGFIGGIIAGFLAGYVAKAVIHYVRLPSSVESLKPILIVPLVASLITGLVMIYVVGEPVARILSALTVFLEGMGSTNAVLLGILLGAMMCFDLGGPVNKAAYTFGVGLLASETYAPMAAIMAAGMVPAIGMGIATFAARSKFAQAEREAGKASFVLGLCFITEGAIPFAARDPLRVIPVSMLGGAVTGAISMLVGAKLMAPHGGVFVLLIPNAITPVVGYLLAIIAGSLFTGLGYAMLKRREAEPMAVMQSG, from the coding sequence ATGAACGTGATTCTGATTGCCACTTGCCATAGCGGGACGGCGACCAGCTATCTGATCGCAGAACGTCTCAAGCCCGCTGCTCAGGCATTGGGCTGGCAGATGGAGCTCGAGGTGCACTCGAGTCTCGAACGCCTTGCGCCGGTTTCAGCAGAAGCCATCGCCAACGCAGATTTGATCATCGCTGTCGGTGATCATCTGCCTGACGCACAGCGCTTCAGTGGCAAGCGGCTCTATCGTGGCCAGACGAGTCAGGCTCTGCCGCAGCCCGGTGAATTCCTGCAGCAGGCACAGCATGATGCCAGCGTCTTTACGCCGTTGAATGAGGAAGTCCAGACGAGTGTAGCAGCGGCAGCGAGCAGCGCAGGTGCGCAGCGCATTGTCGCCGTGACCGCTTGTCCGACCGGAGTCGCCCATACCTTCATGGCCGCTGAGGCACTGGCCGAGGCCGGCCGTGGTCTCGGCCATGAGATCCGTGTCGAGACTCAGGGCTCGGTAGGGGCTCAGGATAAGCTGACCGATGAAGAAATAGCGGCTGCGGATCTGGTGATTCTGGCCTGTGATATCGAGGTTGACCCCAGCCGCTTTGCCGGTAAACGGATCTATCGAACTTCTACCGGTAACGCACTCAAGAAGTCCCGCCAGACCATAGGGTCCGCGTTGACCGAGGCTCAAGTGGAAAGCGACGCTCAAGCGGGAGCCAAGGCGTCTTCCGAAGGCGCGCGCAGTTTCAAGGACAAGGGCGTCTACAAGCACCTGCTGACCGGGGTGTCCTTCATGTTACCGATGGTGGTGGCCGGGGGCTTGTTGATTGCCTTGTCCTTCGTGTTCGGGATCGAGGCATTCAAGGAGCAAGGTACTCTGGCGGCGGCACTGATGGATATCGGTGGCGGTACTGCATTCGCGCTGATGGTGCCGGTGCTGGCCGGTTATATAGCCTACTCGATTGCCGACCGCCCCGGCATTGCTCCAGGCATGATCGGCGGTATGCTGGCGGCTAATCTCGGCGCGGGTTTTATTGGTGGCATCATTGCCGGTTTCCTCGCCGGCTATGTGGCGAAGGCAGTGATCCACTATGTGCGCCTGCCCTCCAGCGTGGAGTCGCTCAAGCCGATCCTGATTGTTCCACTGGTAGCGAGCCTGATCACCGGGTTGGTGATGATCTATGTGGTCGGTGAGCCAGTGGCGCGAATCCTGTCTGCCTTGACCGTGTTCCTCGAAGGCATGGGCTCCACCAATGCGGTACTGTTGGGCATTCTGTTGGGCGCGATGATGTGTTTCGATCTCGGCGGGCCGGTCAACAAGGCGGCCTATACCTTCGGTGTTGGACTCCTGGCCTCCGAGACCTACGCGCCCATGGCTGCGATCATGGCAGCGGGCATGGTGCCGGCGATCGGCATGGGCATCGCCACTTTCGCCGCCCGCAGCAAGTTTGCCCAGGCCGAGCGCGAGGCCGGCAAGGCGTCCTTTGTTCTTGGGCTGTGCTTCATCACCGAAGGTGCGATCCCCTTCGCCGCACGTGATCCGCTGCGGGTAATCCCGGTATCGATGCTTGGTGGTGCAGTGACCGGTGCCATCTCGATGCTGG
- a CDS encoding 1-phosphofructokinase family hexose kinase, with protein MSRSCKVLTISPNPAIDLSVALDSLQPGTVNRATSMQMMAAGKGVNMARVLVSLGHQVTVSGFLGIDNEAPFIEAFAALGVEDDFLRLPGATRINTKLSEAEGRVTDINAPGLAIDQRSWDDLIKRVEQQLQSPLRRPDAVMIGGSLPPGVAVEALAELIRCIRQHDLPVWVDTSGDALAAAVEAGASAVKPNREELSEWAATPLLDDDATSCAAQALSDRGHDHGGLAHTLVSLGAQGVLWLARHGRWDSRPPEVKVTNTVCAGDTLFAAMLHAVLTDMSPEDGLRLATALSAEAVRHPGVGDIHANDFHHLLEHTRVRRLSDAATGGAFV; from the coding sequence ATGAGCCGCTCCTGCAAGGTTCTGACGATCTCGCCCAATCCGGCCATCGACCTCAGTGTGGCGCTCGACAGCCTGCAACCAGGTACCGTCAATCGTGCGACTTCCATGCAGATGATGGCGGCTGGCAAGGGCGTCAATATGGCCCGAGTATTGGTGTCACTAGGCCATCAGGTCACCGTCAGCGGCTTTCTGGGCATCGATAACGAGGCACCCTTCATCGAGGCTTTTGCCGCGCTTGGGGTTGAGGATGACTTCCTGCGTCTGCCCGGCGCCACGCGCATCAATACCAAGCTGTCCGAGGCAGAGGGGCGGGTCACGGATATCAATGCGCCGGGTCTGGCGATTGACCAGCGGAGCTGGGACGACCTGATCAAGCGAGTCGAGCAGCAACTGCAATCACCACTGCGTCGGCCGGATGCGGTGATGATCGGCGGTAGCCTACCGCCGGGTGTTGCCGTTGAGGCCCTGGCGGAGCTGATTCGTTGCATCCGTCAACATGATCTGCCGGTATGGGTAGATACCAGTGGCGATGCACTGGCCGCTGCCGTTGAAGCCGGGGCCTCGGCGGTCAAACCCAACCGCGAGGAGCTGAGCGAGTGGGCGGCAACGCCACTGCTGGACGACGATGCCACGTCTTGTGCGGCGCAGGCGCTGTCGGATCGCGGCCACGACCACGGCGGGCTGGCCCACACACTGGTGTCGTTAGGTGCACAGGGGGTGCTGTGGCTTGCTCGTCACGGCAGATGGGATTCCCGGCCACCCGAAGTCAAGGTGACCAATACCGTGTGTGCCGGTGACACCCTATTTGCCGCCATGCTGCATGCCGTATTGACCGATATGTCACCAGAGGATGGCTTGCGGCTGGCCACAGCGCTGTCCGCTGAGGCGGTCCGTCATCCCGGCGTCGGCGATATTCACGCCAACGATTTTCACCATCTTCTTGAGCATACCAGGGTGCGTCGTCTCAGCGATGCCGCCACCGGGGGAGCATTTGTATGA
- the ptsP gene encoding phosphoenolpyruvate--protein phosphotransferase — MLTLRAEDIRLACTASSWQQALDAAFDTLSSAGLVEQGYRQGLLDRESQSSTWLGNGIAIPHGTPASRDAVNNTGVRVLQFPEGVEWHDGNRVYVLVTIAAQSDEHLDILRSLTHVLDQEGVAQRLAEADTAEGVAELLSKPVIQPRLDRETLCLAHAGEDLLELGVAGAQRLRREGLVEAEFIASLVKQQATFLGRGLWLFSSDQGVVTPALSLVTPGSALQHQQQAVEAVLCLATQGEASRPLLDAVIALLEDDQSGSLRELDSDTLLARLAGESADTASRKVRVLNAHGLHARPAKVLVQKARELALPIQLRLADGGGQPVSATSLTKVIGLGARRGQQLVLSARGDGVEQALEVLAAAFTEGLGEEVVAFDESHRSPQRMDEEPDIAEAPAADTPFTAVAASPGLAVAPVFVLRTPSFEYSETATDAGHERQRLRGAIAAGASQLKHLVAGTAGGEVAAILSMHEEMLSDPELEQAASEGIQEGLSAEAAWWRAIDAAASAQEQLADRLLAERAADLRDVGRRVLGVLCDVRLPEPPETPYVLVTDDIGPSDVARLDTQRVRGILTARGGATAHSAILARALGIPAVVGAGSGVLALRDGDELLLNGESGRVVVGASQERRQRFVVQMEQRDSLAREAWEARFEPAMTADGTRIEVAANLGNTAHALDAVSRGAEGVGLLRTEFLFMAQADMPDVATQEALYREAMDALDGRPLVARSLDVGGDKPLSYWPLPQEDNPFLGLRGIRLALTRPRVLRDQFTALVKAADGRPLRIMLPMVKDVAEFRAARRLFDEVLAELGVEYDHEALQLGVMIEIPSSALLAPSLASEVDFFSVGTNDLTQYTLAIDRGHPQLSAQSDGLHPAVLRLIEMTVQAAHAHGKWVGVCGELASDRQAVPVLAGLGVDELSVSARQVPMVKMHLRGVSMDDARRQAQLALQQPTAEAVRDALETSALETGASETGASEAQG, encoded by the coding sequence ATGCTGACGCTACGTGCTGAAGATATCCGGCTGGCCTGCACAGCCAGTTCATGGCAACAGGCGCTTGATGCAGCCTTCGACACCCTCAGCAGCGCCGGGTTGGTGGAGCAGGGCTATCGTCAGGGGCTTCTCGACCGTGAGTCACAGTCCTCGACCTGGCTGGGCAACGGTATCGCCATTCCTCACGGCACCCCAGCCAGCCGTGATGCGGTGAACAACACCGGTGTTCGTGTGCTGCAATTTCCCGAGGGCGTGGAATGGCACGATGGCAATCGAGTGTACGTGTTGGTCACCATCGCCGCGCAGAGTGATGAACATCTGGATATCCTGCGCAGCCTGACCCATGTTCTCGACCAGGAAGGCGTGGCTCAGCGCCTCGCTGAGGCAGATACCGCTGAAGGCGTCGCCGAGCTGCTGTCGAAGCCGGTGATTCAGCCGCGCCTGGATCGCGAGACTCTGTGTCTGGCGCATGCTGGTGAGGATCTGCTTGAGCTGGGCGTTGCCGGTGCCCAACGTCTGCGTCGAGAGGGACTGGTGGAGGCCGAGTTCATTGCCAGTCTGGTGAAGCAGCAGGCCACGTTTCTCGGGCGCGGGCTCTGGCTGTTCAGCTCGGACCAGGGGGTTGTTACACCGGCATTGTCGCTGGTGACACCAGGCTCTGCGCTACAGCATCAGCAACAGGCGGTGGAGGCAGTACTCTGTCTCGCCACTCAGGGCGAGGCCAGCCGGCCCTTGCTCGACGCGGTTATCGCGCTTCTCGAAGACGACCAGTCAGGTTCATTGCGTGAGTTGGATAGCGATACTCTGTTGGCGCGGTTGGCTGGCGAATCCGCCGATACTGCCAGCCGCAAGGTACGGGTACTCAACGCCCATGGTTTGCATGCCAGACCGGCCAAGGTGCTGGTGCAGAAGGCGCGTGAACTGGCGCTGCCGATCCAGCTACGTCTCGCGGATGGCGGTGGTCAGCCGGTATCGGCAACATCGCTGACCAAGGTCATCGGACTGGGTGCTCGGCGTGGACAGCAGTTGGTGTTGTCCGCGCGTGGCGATGGTGTCGAGCAGGCGTTGGAAGTGTTGGCTGCGGCCTTCACAGAGGGGCTTGGAGAAGAGGTCGTGGCTTTCGATGAGTCTCACCGCTCCCCGCAGCGCATGGATGAGGAACCCGATATCGCCGAAGCGCCCGCGGCCGACACGCCCTTTACCGCAGTGGCGGCATCGCCGGGATTGGCAGTAGCTCCAGTGTTCGTACTGCGTACCCCCTCGTTCGAGTATTCCGAGACCGCCACCGATGCGGGACATGAGCGACAGCGGTTACGTGGGGCGATTGCTGCCGGGGCCTCCCAGCTCAAGCATCTGGTTGCCGGCACTGCTGGCGGCGAAGTCGCAGCGATTCTGTCGATGCATGAGGAGATGCTGTCCGATCCTGAGCTCGAGCAGGCGGCGTCGGAGGGCATTCAGGAAGGGCTTTCCGCCGAGGCCGCCTGGTGGCGTGCCATTGATGCGGCAGCGAGTGCCCAGGAGCAGCTGGCGGATCGCCTGCTGGCCGAGCGTGCCGCCGATCTGCGCGATGTTGGTCGTCGCGTGTTGGGTGTGCTCTGTGACGTGCGTCTGCCGGAACCTCCCGAGACTCCGTATGTGCTGGTCACGGATGATATCGGTCCGTCCGATGTAGCGCGCCTTGATACCCAGCGGGTACGCGGCATCCTGACCGCGCGCGGTGGGGCGACTGCGCATAGCGCGATTCTGGCTCGAGCGCTGGGGATCCCGGCGGTGGTCGGCGCCGGGAGCGGTGTGCTGGCACTGAGGGATGGCGACGAACTGTTACTCAACGGCGAGAGTGGCCGAGTGGTGGTGGGAGCCTCGCAGGAGCGCCGACAGCGCTTCGTGGTTCAGATGGAGCAGCGTGACAGCCTGGCCCGGGAGGCCTGGGAGGCACGTTTTGAACCTGCCATGACCGCGGACGGAACACGCATTGAAGTTGCGGCCAATCTCGGTAATACCGCCCATGCGCTGGACGCGGTATCCCGGGGAGCTGAGGGCGTCGGACTGCTGCGTACCGAGTTTCTGTTCATGGCCCAGGCGGATATGCCGGACGTGGCTACCCAGGAGGCACTGTACCGCGAGGCAATGGATGCGTTGGATGGCCGCCCGCTGGTGGCGCGCAGCCTGGATGTGGGCGGTGACAAACCGCTGTCGTACTGGCCGCTTCCTCAGGAGGATAACCCCTTCCTCGGACTGCGTGGTATTCGCCTGGCGTTGACGCGACCCCGGGTATTGCGTGATCAGTTCACGGCGCTGGTCAAGGCCGCTGATGGCAGGCCTCTGCGCATCATGCTGCCGATGGTCAAGGACGTTGCCGAGTTCCGTGCTGCGCGTCGACTGTTCGATGAAGTGCTGGCCGAGCTGGGCGTCGAGTATGATCATGAGGCGTTGCAATTGGGGGTGATGATCGAGATTCCCTCCAGTGCCCTGCTGGCGCCGAGCCTGGCCAGTGAAGTCGATTTCTTTTCGGTGGGCACCAATGATCTGACTCAATACACCCTCGCCATCGATCGCGGCCATCCGCAGCTTTCGGCGCAATCCGATGGCCTGCATCCGGCGGTGTTGCGCTTGATCGAGATGACCGTTCAGGCCGCCCATGCCCATGGCAAATGGGTAGGGGTATGCGGTGAGCTGGCCAGTGATCGTCAGGCCGTGCCGGTGTTGGCCGGTTTGGGCGTCGATGAGCTGTCGGTCAGTGCTCGCCAGGTGCCGATGGTCAAGATGCATCTACGCGGAGTGAGCATGGATGACGCTCGCCGTCAGGCGCAGCTGGCACTTCAGCAGCCGACCGCTGAGGCGGTTCGCGATGCTCTGGAGACAAGTGCTCTGGAGACAGGTGCATCGGAGACAGGTGCATCGGAGGCGCAAGGATGA
- the cra gene encoding catabolite repressor/activator yields the protein MTLAEIARLAGVSRTTASYIVNGKARERRIREETVERVMAVVREHGYRVDAQAAALRRGSSRILGLIVPDLENSSYARLAKHLERGARQHGYQLLIVGSDDRSDSERELALSLRAQRCEALITASCLPSDDPFYLELMNDGLPVIGVDRGLAPQHFASVVSNDADAARELTASVVEDSRIKRVLWMDAVPHLSISMERRAGFKAAVANRDLHCSIISAERYDREQGAALFAEYLEQDGLPDALVAASYTLLEGVLDTLLANGGLPEQLAMASFGDNRLLDFLPVPINSIVQDHETIARQALELALGATRGNYHPHLVVVPRHPRWRR from the coding sequence ATGACGCTTGCCGAAATCGCCCGACTGGCGGGAGTATCGCGAACTACCGCCAGCTATATCGTCAACGGCAAGGCACGTGAAAGGCGCATCCGCGAGGAAACCGTGGAGCGAGTCATGGCGGTGGTGCGTGAACACGGCTATCGAGTCGATGCTCAGGCCGCCGCGCTGCGTCGTGGCTCGAGCCGCATTCTCGGTCTGATCGTTCCGGACCTGGAAAACTCGAGTTATGCCCGGCTGGCCAAACACCTCGAACGTGGTGCACGCCAACATGGCTACCAACTGCTGATCGTCGGTTCCGATGACCGCTCCGACAGCGAACGAGAGTTGGCTCTGTCACTGCGTGCCCAGCGCTGTGAGGCGCTGATCACTGCCAGTTGCCTCCCCTCCGACGATCCCTTCTACCTGGAATTGATGAATGATGGCCTGCCGGTTATCGGTGTTGACCGAGGGCTGGCACCGCAGCACTTCGCCAGTGTGGTCAGCAATGATGCAGACGCGGCCCGGGAGCTTACTGCTTCCGTCGTCGAAGACTCGCGGATCAAGCGCGTGCTGTGGATGGATGCGGTCCCCCACCTATCGATCAGCATGGAGCGACGCGCCGGTTTCAAGGCAGCGGTGGCCAATCGGGATCTCCACTGCAGCATAATCAGTGCTGAACGCTATGATCGTGAACAGGGCGCAGCATTGTTTGCCGAGTATCTGGAGCAAGATGGTCTGCCCGATGCGCTGGTCGCGGCCTCTTACACGCTACTGGAGGGAGTACTGGACACCCTGTTGGCAAACGGCGGCCTGCCCGAGCAGTTGGCCATGGCCAGCTTCGGTGACAATCGCCTGCTGGATTTCCTGCCAGTGCCGATCAACTCGATCGTTCAGGATCACGAAACCATTGCCCGCCAGGCCCTGGAACTGGCTTTGGGCGCCACCCGTGGTAACTATCACCCGCACCTGGTGGTGGTACCTCGCCATCCGCGTTGGCGGAGATGA
- a CDS encoding sensor histidine kinase: MKIRPLVLWLNTYPLRLKVSAGAALAFFAAAMVVMGLVVWRQDSLAHNVAEDAAWHAYKLDRDVVQLRSQVLSIDSSTHDALSDVRLSFELLYSRINIIHGSNIIRVINMVPGTRQKLDDIERQLADLDALLSSTERLGTDAISLLDHRLVQLSSTSEQLLIATNENLARVATEDRLRLQQLYMLLMLLILGMSAAGGVMLMMLLREARDNEASRKALETLSDELEVSARRAQSASQAKSDFLATVSHEIRTPLNGVIGMSELMRDLPLPDPAGRYSDTIHHSARQLMSMIDDILDFSKIEAGRMDLDVQPVDLVALIRDAMALFMPRAEASGIRLVAYLDPKLPERVQGDPGRLRQVLLNLLTNAIKFTDEGVVRLSVQVGARQKMLFEVVDTGQGIEKAQISQLFEPFRQGDPTIARQYGGSGLGLAICKRLVEAMSGTIGVESQVGLGSRFWFELPLRTCSEAGDEAAEAALPQAYLKELAEARLLVVEDNPVNQEVAMAMLERIGCKATLAVSGHDALSLCEERRFDLILMDIQMPDIDGREVTRRLRSHDDWRSEVAILAMTAGGATHDQTECQEAGMDGYLTKPLLTGNLTEALRRYLLGECRRVLPVVVEPGYRASNLLSDETLESLRGSLGDERCLMLVDLFREQVEDRLQAIQVAIGREDSDLVRRLAHQLKGESAGVGAEAVAALAALIESRSREHSPAELSELVERLRQVFEETRVAFDLAFTHQPLS, translated from the coding sequence TTGAAAATCCGGCCTCTGGTGCTGTGGTTGAACACCTATCCGTTACGGCTGAAGGTCAGTGCAGGGGCTGCACTGGCATTCTTTGCTGCGGCGATGGTGGTCATGGGACTGGTGGTCTGGCGTCAGGATAGCCTCGCGCATAATGTCGCCGAGGATGCTGCCTGGCACGCCTACAAGCTTGATCGTGATGTGGTTCAACTGCGTAGTCAGGTCCTGTCCATTGACTCTTCTACCCATGATGCCCTGAGCGACGTACGCCTGAGCTTCGAGCTGCTCTACAGTCGCATCAATATCATCCATGGCAGCAATATCATCCGGGTGATCAATATGGTGCCCGGTACACGGCAGAAGCTGGACGATATCGAGCGCCAGTTGGCCGACCTTGATGCACTGCTGTCCTCGACGGAGCGCCTGGGTACTGATGCCATTTCACTGCTCGACCACCGCCTTGTGCAATTGAGCTCGACCAGTGAGCAGTTGTTGATTGCCACCAACGAGAATCTTGCTCGTGTCGCAACGGAGGACCGCCTACGTCTGCAGCAGCTTTATATGCTGCTGATGTTGCTGATACTCGGTATGAGTGCTGCCGGTGGCGTGATGCTGATGATGCTGCTGCGCGAAGCGCGTGACAATGAGGCATCGCGCAAGGCACTGGAAACCCTCAGCGATGAACTGGAAGTCAGTGCTCGGCGGGCGCAATCGGCGAGTCAGGCCAAATCCGACTTTCTGGCGACAGTCAGCCATGAAATTCGGACGCCGCTCAATGGCGTCATCGGCATGAGTGAACTGATGCGCGACCTGCCATTACCGGATCCTGCTGGCCGTTACTCCGACACCATTCACCACAGCGCTCGTCAGTTGATGAGCATGATCGATGACATTCTCGACTTCTCGAAGATCGAGGCCGGGCGCATGGATCTCGATGTACAGCCGGTGGACCTCGTGGCATTGATCAGGGATGCCATGGCGTTGTTCATGCCTCGGGCCGAGGCCAGTGGTATACGTCTGGTTGCCTATCTCGACCCGAAATTGCCGGAGCGGGTCCAGGGGGATCCAGGGCGCTTGCGTCAGGTGTTGCTCAACCTGCTGACCAATGCCATCAAGTTCACCGATGAGGGTGTGGTGCGCTTGTCAGTGCAGGTTGGGGCCCGCCAGAAGATGCTGTTCGAGGTAGTTGACACCGGTCAGGGAATAGAAAAGGCTCAGATCAGCCAGTTGTTCGAGCCGTTCCGTCAGGGCGACCCTACTATTGCTCGCCAGTATGGTGGCTCGGGACTGGGCCTGGCGATCTGCAAGCGTCTGGTTGAGGCGATGAGCGGTACTATCGGCGTCGAGAGTCAGGTGGGGCTGGGTAGTCGCTTCTGGTTCGAGTTGCCGTTGCGAACCTGCAGCGAGGCCGGGGATGAAGCCGCCGAGGCAGCGTTGCCCCAGGCGTATCTCAAGGAGCTGGCCGAGGCCAGATTATTGGTGGTCGAGGACAACCCGGTCAATCAGGAAGTTGCCATGGCCATGCTTGAGCGTATTGGTTGCAAGGCCACATTGGCGGTATCGGGCCATGATGCTCTATCACTCTGCGAGGAACGGCGTTTCGACCTTATCCTCATGGATATCCAGATGCCGGATATCGATGGTCGTGAGGTGACTCGTCGTCTGCGCAGCCATGATGACTGGCGTTCGGAGGTGGCGATTCTGGCAATGACCGCCGGCGGTGCAACCCATGACCAAACCGAATGCCAGGAAGCCGGAATGGATGGCTATCTCACCAAACCGCTACTGACCGGAAACCTGACCGAAGCACTGCGGCGCTATCTGTTGGGGGAATGCCGTCGAGTATTGCCGGTCGTCGTGGAGCCCGGCTACCGAGCCAGCAATCTGCTGAGTGATGAGACGCTGGAGTCGCTGCGTGGCAGTCTCGGTGATGAACGTTGCCTGATGCTGGTTGATCTTTTTCGTGAGCAGGTTGAGGATCGCCTGCAGGCGATTCAGGTAGCGATTGGTCGCGAGGACAGTGACCTGGTTCGCCGTCTCGCGCACCAGCTCAAGGGCGAGTCGGCCGGAGTTGGCGCTGAAGCTGTAGCGGCGCTGGCGGCGCTGATCGAATCACGCTCTCGGGAGCACTCACCTGCGGAGCTGAGTGAATTGGTGGAGCGGCTGCGTCAGGTTTTCGAGGAAACCCGGGTAGCCTTTGATCTGGCTTTCACTCATCAGCCCCTCAGTTGA
- a CDS encoding molybdopterin-dependent oxidoreductase, giving the protein MRARCIRQVILAAALMLLMSPAMAAIAPPKGPVLLKVTGNIHHTNVGGELWLDREMLKELPWHTIVTDTPWHRKPSRFEGPLLRSVLEMAGAESDMVEIHALNDFFAELPVSDTENYDVILAMKRNGEQMTIRHFGPLFVLYPFDDHPELKNEAIQFRSVWQVNQIKVL; this is encoded by the coding sequence ATGCGGGCGCGATGCATACGACAGGTCATCCTCGCAGCGGCATTGATGTTGCTGATGTCTCCGGCCATGGCAGCCATTGCACCCCCCAAGGGGCCGGTATTGCTCAAGGTGACGGGCAACATCCACCATACCAATGTCGGCGGTGAGTTGTGGCTGGACCGTGAGATGTTGAAGGAACTGCCGTGGCACACCATCGTGACTGACACGCCATGGCATCGAAAGCCCAGTCGCTTCGAGGGGCCGCTGCTGCGAAGTGTGCTGGAAATGGCAGGCGCCGAGTCGGACATGGTGGAAATTCATGCGTTGAATGATTTTTTCGCCGAACTCCCGGTCAGTGATACCGAGAACTATGATGTGATACTGGCCATGAAGCGCAATGGCGAGCAGATGACGATCCGCCATTTTGGCCCCTTGTTCGTGCTCTATCCCTTTGACGATCACCCCGAACTGAAGAATGAGGCAATCCAGTTTCGCTCGGTTTGGCAGGTCAATCAGATCAAGGTGCTGTAA
- a CDS encoding universal stress protein — translation MYNRILLPVDLNEEASWEKALPVALTLCRTFGASLQIITVLPDYRMPMVGSYFPSDFAEKARNGLKEVQQRFVAEHVPDDIEVQATVVDGSPWEAIIKAGKRINADLIVMASHTKRKLADYVIGPNAEHVVHHSKQSVMIVR, via the coding sequence ATGTACAACAGGATTCTGTTGCCCGTCGACCTCAATGAAGAGGCTTCATGGGAGAAGGCATTGCCGGTCGCGTTGACGTTGTGCCGGACCTTCGGAGCGTCACTGCAGATCATTACGGTGTTGCCGGATTATCGGATGCCGATGGTGGGATCCTACTTTCCGTCTGACTTTGCCGAGAAGGCTCGCAATGGCCTGAAGGAGGTTCAACAACGGTTCGTTGCGGAACATGTGCCGGATGATATTGAAGTGCAGGCTACGGTAGTCGATGGCTCCCCGTGGGAGGCCATCATCAAGGCGGGAAAGCGGATCAATGCCGATCTGATCGTCATGGCTTCGCACACGAAACGTAAGCTCGCCGACTATGTGATTGGCCCCAATGCCGAGCATGTGGTTCATCACAGCAAGCAGTCGGTGATGATCGTGCGCTGA